A stretch of the Papaver somniferum cultivar HN1 chromosome 6, ASM357369v1, whole genome shotgun sequence genome encodes the following:
- the LOC113286047 gene encoding 5'-methylthioadenosine/S-adenosylhomocysteine nucleosidase 1-like isoform X2 has product MAPPHGDGNEVAEEVMVTEMEKRAISTIVIVIAMQEEAIPLIKKFNLSQDTNPLFPKGVPWVRYHGVYRDLNINLIWPGKDLNLGVNSVCTVSASLVTYASIQALKPDLIINAGTSGGFKAKGACIGDVYLASDVAFHDRRIPIPVYDAYGVGARRSFSTPNLSKTLNLKVAKLSTGDSLDMSPEDEAFITANGATLKDMEL; this is encoded by the exons ATGGCGCCTCCACATGGTGATGGTAATGAAGTTGCAGAGGAGGTCATGGTAACAGAAATGGAGAAAAGAGCCATCTCAACAATTGTCATCGTCATTG CAATGCAGGAAGAAGCAATTCCACTAATTAAAAAGTTCAACCTCTCACAGGACACTAATCCTTT GTTTCCAAAAGGAGTTCCCTGGGTCAGATATCATGGGGTGTATAGAGATTTGAACATTAATCTAATCTGGCCTGGAAAAGATTTGAATTTGG GGGTTAATAGTGTATGCACAGTTTCAGCATCTCTAGTAACTTATGCTTCCATTCAAGCATTAAAACCAGACCTAATCATAAACGCAGGCACTTCTGGTGGTTTTAAG GCAAAAGGGGCATGCATTGGAGATGTATACCTAGCATCTGATGTTGCTTTTCATGATAGAAGGATACCAATACCA GTTTATGATGCATATGGAGTCGGTGCAAGGCGAAGCTTTTCAACCCCTAATCTTTCAAAGACACTTAATTTGAAG GTTGCTAAATTGTCTACCGGCGATTCGTTGGATATGTCTCCAGAGGATGAAGCATTTATTACTGCAAATGGTGCAACACTCAAAGATATGGAG CTGTAG
- the LOC113288860 gene encoding 5'-methylthioadenosine/S-adenosylhomocysteine nucleosidase 2-like, with amino-acid sequence MAPHDDSTAKVAEETMVAETVSKPISTVVIIIAMQTEALPLVTKFNLVEDPNSVFPKGVPWVRYYGTYKDLNINIIWPGKDPASGVDSVGTVSASLVTYASIQALQPDLIINAGTAGGFKGKGAGIGDVYVASDVAFHDRRIPIPVFDLYGVFAKRAFSTPNLLKELNLKVGKLSTGDSLDMSPIDEKSIIANDATVKDMEGAAVAYVTDLLSVPTIFVKAVTDIVDGDKPTAEEFLQNLIAVTAALDQAVTRVVDFVNGKCIAEL; translated from the exons ATGGCTCCTCACGACGACTCTACTGCCAAAGTTGCAGAGGAGACCATGGTTGCAGAAACTGTATCAAAACCTATTTCTACAGTTGTTATCATCATAg CTATGCAGACTGAAGCTCTTCCGCTTGTCACCAAATTTAATCTGGTAGAAGACCCTAATTCTGT ATTTCCTAAAGGTGTCCCATGGGTCAGATATTATGGAACTTACAAAGACTTGAACATTAATATAATCTGGCCAGGAAAAGATCCAGCTTCAG GGGTTGATAGTGTAGGTACAGTTTCTGCGTCCCTCGTAACATATGCTTCTATACAAGCACTTCAACCAGATCTTATCATAAATGCAGGCACTGCTGGTGGCTTTAAG GGAAAGGGTGCTGGCATTGGAGATGTATATGTGGCTTCTGATGTTGCTTTCCATGATAGAAGAATACCCATACCC GTTTTTGATCTTTATGGAGTTTTTGCCAAGCGGGCCTTTTCAACTCCAAATCTGTTGAAGGAGCTTAATCTGAAG GTCGGAAAGTTGTCTACTGGTGATTCCCTTGATATGTCACCAATCGACGAAAAATCAATTATTGCAAATGATGCTACTGTTAAAGACATGGAG GGAGCAGCTGTAGCGTACGTGACAGATCTCTTATCAGTCCCTACAATCTTTGTAAAAGCTGTTACCGATATCGTCGATGGTGATAAACCAACCGCAGAAGAATTTTTACAGAATTTAATAGCAGTGACTGCTGCACTTGATCAAGCCGTTACCagagttgttgattttgttaatgGAAAGTGCATCGCTGAGCTCTAA
- the LOC113286047 gene encoding 5'-methylthioadenosine/S-adenosylhomocysteine nucleosidase 2-like isoform X1, translating to MAPPHGDGNEVAEEVMVTEMEKRAISTIVIVIAMQEEAIPLIKKFNLSQDTNPLFPKGVPWVRYHGVYRDLNINLIWPGKDLNLGVNSVCTVSASLVTYASIQALKPDLIINAGTSGGFKAKGACIGDVYLASDVAFHDRRIPIPVYDAYGVGARRSFSTPNLSKTLNLKVAKLSTGDSLDMSPEDEAFITANGATLKDMEGAAVAYVAYLLSVPAIFIKAVTDIIDGDNTTAEEFRQNLAAVTVALDGAVTQVIGFISGKSMLEL from the exons ATGGCGCCTCCACATGGTGATGGTAATGAAGTTGCAGAGGAGGTCATGGTAACAGAAATGGAGAAAAGAGCCATCTCAACAATTGTCATCGTCATTG CAATGCAGGAAGAAGCAATTCCACTAATTAAAAAGTTCAACCTCTCACAGGACACTAATCCTTT GTTTCCAAAAGGAGTTCCCTGGGTCAGATATCATGGGGTGTATAGAGATTTGAACATTAATCTAATCTGGCCTGGAAAAGATTTGAATTTGG GGGTTAATAGTGTATGCACAGTTTCAGCATCTCTAGTAACTTATGCTTCCATTCAAGCATTAAAACCAGACCTAATCATAAACGCAGGCACTTCTGGTGGTTTTAAG GCAAAAGGGGCATGCATTGGAGATGTATACCTAGCATCTGATGTTGCTTTTCATGATAGAAGGATACCAATACCA GTTTATGATGCATATGGAGTCGGTGCAAGGCGAAGCTTTTCAACCCCTAATCTTTCAAAGACACTTAATTTGAAG GTTGCTAAATTGTCTACCGGCGATTCGTTGGATATGTCTCCAGAGGATGAAGCATTTATTACTGCAAATGGTGCAACACTCAAAGATATGGAG GGAGCAGCTGTAGCATATGTGGCATATCTCTTATCGGTTCCTGCAATATTCATAAAAGCTGTTACTGATATTATTGATGGGGATAATACTACAGCAGAGGAATTTCGACAGAATTTGGCAGCAGTGACTGTTGCACTTGATGGGGCAGTCACCCAAGTAATCGGTTTTATATCTGGAAAGTCCATGTTGGAGCTTTAA